A part of Tessaracoccus timonensis genomic DNA contains:
- a CDS encoding Fic family protein, whose translation MTFIINHASTPDFHIDSQTLRIMHYMLLEHDLVGSSAGSFRATDIYVRDSRDDRVVYRGPAPELVPELVDELMSSLVATDAEPLVAGAMAHLNLVMIHPFRDGNGRMARALQTVVLARERTLSPEFLSIEEWLGHNTDDYYTALASVGQGEWRPERDASSWVRFCLRAHHMQAQTVRRRLDESAHVWTMLDELQATQQLPDPALDALYDAFLGARITRSGYAKQAGLDATSATRHLKQLAAHHLLIARGETRGRHYVMGPALRAVRDEITASRKPLEDPYPSLMQDMRTQ comes from the coding sequence TTGACGTTCATCATCAACCATGCGTCCACGCCAGATTTTCACATCGACTCTCAGACGTTACGCATCATGCATTACATGTTGCTCGAACATGACCTCGTCGGCTCATCAGCCGGATCGTTTCGAGCCACCGACATCTATGTTCGGGATTCTCGTGACGACCGCGTCGTCTACCGAGGCCCAGCCCCCGAACTGGTGCCGGAGCTGGTGGACGAGCTGATGAGCAGCCTCGTGGCGACCGATGCCGAGCCGTTAGTCGCTGGGGCCATGGCGCACCTCAATCTCGTGATGATCCACCCCTTTCGAGATGGCAATGGAAGAATGGCTCGTGCGCTGCAGACGGTGGTGCTCGCGAGGGAACGGACGCTTTCTCCAGAGTTTCTCAGCATTGAAGAATGGCTAGGGCACAACACCGACGACTATTACACTGCATTGGCCAGCGTCGGACAAGGGGAGTGGCGCCCGGAACGCGACGCAAGCTCATGGGTGAGGTTTTGTCTACGGGCGCATCACATGCAGGCCCAAACAGTCCGTCGGCGGTTGGATGAGTCAGCGCATGTGTGGACGATGCTTGATGAGCTGCAGGCAACGCAACAGCTTCCGGACCCCGCGCTCGATGCTCTCTATGACGCATTCTTGGGTGCCCGGATCACTAGATCGGGGTATGCAAAACAGGCCGGACTCGACGCGACGAGTGCAACGAGGCACTTGAAACAACTCGCAGCACATCACCTGCTTATCGCGCGAGGGGAGACGCGTGGACGTCACTACGTGATGGGCCCAGCACTCCGAGCGGTTCGCGACGAGATCACTGCGAGTCGTAAGCCCTTGGAAGATCCATATCCTTCGCTGATGCAGGACATGCGCACACAATAG
- a CDS encoding DUF5979 domain-containing protein gives MAAPDFTYPGAITDVNVEFNGKGGGQAQVDDEIKVTAKWNVPNGAQAGETFGMVLPKEFANYADGKFDVPDTETGETVATCVVTNEPAPTVTCTLTDFVNGKEEVGGELWFLATLDEESDSNTADFIIDNKVVPVPIPGDGGIGPAGPGHASNEPFKYSARTKVGADLIAWGIVFPNTIAEDGTVTVSDALVDDTDFERHKVNDFDVTVEYRNVNEDGTYVAGEDWESVDPANYETDAKEGSKEFSVTLKNVPTDKRVQYRVLYWSKMDGQAFEGDVYKNTAKVNGKDVEATFTYTAIGGGTGSGKEYTRFSIAKSVEGEGADLVPADTKFTVKYTAAGEEDTLEIKAGEDNRVNSKRYKIGTEFKITEINLPEVEGIQWGDYEITGDGVTKNDDGSYSVTPSTNEPVKLNLVNKADKTEQPKGNLSVTKSVTGDGADLVPADAEYTVNYSYELDGAPVTGSLSVKNGESVSLPEDVPVGTKVTLTEEKPADVEAEGGKTVTFGEPVFTVGDQSGAEVTVTVGEGEQPVSVALENPTTVTEQPKGNLSVTKSVTGDGADLVPADAEYTVNYSYELDGAPVTGSLSVKNGESVSLPEDVPVGTKVTLTEEKPADVEAEGGKTVTFGEPVFTVGDQSGAEVTVTVGECEQPVSVALENPTVTEEPTPEPTPEPTPEPTPEPTPEPTPEPTPEPTPEPTPEPTPEPTPKPTPEPTPEPTPEPTPEPTPEPTPEPTPEPTPEPTPEPTPEPTPEPTPEPTPEPTPEPTPEPTPEPTPEPTPEPTPEPTPEPTPEQPDKPVKPGLPRTGAENVAPIASAALLLTVLGGAALIVARKRLS, from the coding sequence ATGGCGGCGCCCGATTTCACCTACCCCGGTGCGATTACTGACGTCAATGTCGAGTTCAATGGCAAGGGCGGCGGTCAAGCGCAAGTTGACGACGAGATTAAGGTCACGGCCAAATGGAATGTTCCAAACGGCGCGCAGGCTGGTGAAACCTTTGGTATGGTCCTGCCGAAGGAATTCGCCAACTACGCTGACGGTAAGTTCGACGTTCCCGACACGGAAACGGGCGAGACCGTCGCTACCTGTGTAGTTACCAACGAGCCGGCACCGACCGTCACTTGCACCTTGACCGACTTCGTCAACGGCAAGGAAGAAGTCGGTGGCGAGCTGTGGTTCCTTGCAACCCTCGACGAGGAGAGCGACAGCAACACTGCCGACTTTATTATCGACAACAAGGTTGTCCCAGTTCCGATCCCCGGCGACGGTGGCATCGGCCCGGCGGGTCCTGGCCACGCATCCAACGAGCCCTTCAAGTACAGCGCTCGCACCAAGGTTGGTGCCGACTTGATTGCATGGGGCATTGTGTTCCCCAACACGATCGCGGAAGACGGCACCGTGACCGTTAGTGACGCGCTCGTCGATGATACCGACTTCGAACGCCACAAGGTTAACGACTTTGACGTTACGGTCGAGTACCGCAACGTCAACGAAGACGGCACCTACGTTGCAGGTGAAGACTGGGAATCCGTTGATCCGGCCAACTACGAGACTGACGCTAAGGAAGGCAGCAAGGAGTTCAGCGTAACGCTGAAGAACGTTCCTACCGACAAGCGCGTTCAGTACCGCGTTCTCTACTGGTCCAAGATGGACGGTCAGGCCTTCGAAGGTGACGTCTACAAGAACACCGCAAAGGTCAACGGTAAGGACGTAGAGGCAACGTTTACCTACACCGCCATCGGCGGCGGTACCGGTTCCGGTAAGGAATACACCCGTTTCTCGATCGCAAAGTCGGTTGAAGGCGAGGGCGCAGACCTTGTTCCTGCAGACACCAAGTTCACCGTGAAGTACACCGCTGCCGGTGAAGAGGACACGCTTGAGATTAAGGCCGGTGAAGACAACCGTGTGAACTCGAAGCGCTACAAGATCGGCACCGAGTTCAAGATCACGGAAATCAACCTCCCCGAGGTCGAAGGCATCCAGTGGGGTGACTACGAGATCACCGGTGACGGGGTAACCAAGAACGACGACGGATCGTACAGTGTTACGCCGAGCACGAACGAGCCTGTCAAGCTCAACCTGGTCAACAAGGCTGACAAGACTGAGCAGCCGAAGGGTAACTTGTCGGTGACTAAGTCGGTGACTGGTGATGGTGCTGACTTGGTTCCTGCTGATGCTGAGTACACCGTGAACTACTCGTACGAGCTGGATGGTGCACCGGTTACTGGTTCGCTTTCTGTGAAGAATGGTGAGTCGGTGTCGCTGCCGGAGGATGTTCCGGTTGGTACCAAGGTCACGTTGACTGAGGAGAAGCCGGCTGATGTTGAGGCTGAGGGTGGCAAGACGGTTACCTTCGGTGAGCCGGTGTTCACTGTTGGTGATCAGTCGGGTGCTGAGGTTACTGTGACGGTTGGGGAGGGTGAGCAGCCTGTTTCTGTGGCGCTGGAGAACCCGACGACCGTGACTGAGCAGCCGAAGGGTAACTTGTCGGTGACTAAGTCGGTGACTGGTGATGGTGCTGACTTGGTTCCTGCTGATGCTGAGTACACCGTGAACTACTCGTACGAGCTGGATGGTGCACCGGTTACTGGTTCGCTTTCTGTGAAGAATGGTGAGTCGGTGTCGCTGCCGGAGGATGTTCCGGTTGGTACGAAGGTCACGTTGACTGAGGAGAAGCCGGCTGATGTTGAGGCTGAGGGTGGCAAGACGGTTACCTTCGGTGAGCCGGTGTTCACTGTTGGTGATCAGTCGGGTGCTGAGGTTACTGTGACGGTTGGGGAGTGTGAGCAGCCTGTTTCTGTGGCGCTGGAGAACCCGACCGTGACTGAAGAGCCGACTCCTGAGCCGACGCCGGAGCCCACTCCTGAGCCGACGCCGGAGCCCACTCCTGAGCCGACGCCGGAGCCCACTCCTGAGCCGACGCCGGAACCGACTCCTGAGCCGACGCCGGAGCCCACTCCTAAGCCGACCCCGGAGCCCACTCCTGAGCCGACCCCGGAACCGACTCCTGAGCCGACGCCGGAGCCCACTCCTGAGCCGACGCCGGAGCCCACTCCTGAGCCGACCCCGGAACCGACTCCTGAGCCGACGCCGGAGCCCACTCCTGAGCCGACGCCGGAGCCCACTCCTGAGCCGACGCCGGAGCCCACTCCTGAGCCGACCCCGGAACCGACTCCTGAGCCGACGCCGGAGCCCACTCCTGAGCCGACCCCGGAGCAGCCTGACAAGCCTGTCAAGCCTGGGCTCCCACGTACGGGTGCTGAGAACGTAGCCCCAATCGCCAGCGCAGCTCTGCTGCTGACTGTCCTTGGTGGCGCGGCACTGATCGTCGCCCGTAAGCGCCTGAGCTAA
- the tdh gene encoding L-threonine 3-dehydrogenase: MKAIAKTRPGTGLELIDVPCPTVGPTDVKIKVQRTGICGTDVHIDRWDGWAAKTVATPRVLGHEFAGTLVEVGSAVEGLTTGQFVSGEGHYVCGRCRACLAGRREVCANTKGIGYAVDGAMCEYFVMPAANVWVYPFDIDADVAAIFDPYGNAVHTALQFPCLAEDVLVSGAGPIGIMAALVAQFQGARNVVLTDLSDERLALARQLGISQTVNVRTHHLRDVWPRLGVKEGFDVGLEMSGSPAALSTMIDHMVHGGRIALLGTPVGSVELDLSKIIFNMLTLQGVTGRRIFETWYQGTALISAGLDISGVITHRFHYTDFEQAFRVAGDGTSGKVIMNWED, translated from the coding sequence ATGAAGGCCATCGCAAAGACGCGCCCAGGCACCGGGCTCGAGCTCATCGACGTACCCTGCCCCACCGTCGGACCCACGGATGTGAAGATCAAGGTGCAACGCACAGGCATCTGTGGCACCGACGTGCACATCGACCGCTGGGACGGATGGGCAGCCAAAACCGTCGCCACCCCCAGAGTGCTCGGCCACGAGTTCGCGGGCACCCTCGTCGAGGTCGGATCGGCGGTAGAAGGACTCACTACGGGCCAGTTCGTCTCCGGCGAAGGCCACTACGTCTGCGGCAGGTGCCGCGCCTGCCTGGCCGGACGACGCGAAGTGTGCGCCAACACCAAAGGCATCGGGTACGCCGTCGATGGAGCCATGTGCGAATACTTCGTGATGCCCGCCGCCAACGTATGGGTCTATCCCTTCGACATCGACGCGGACGTCGCCGCCATCTTCGACCCCTACGGCAACGCCGTCCACACAGCCCTCCAGTTCCCGTGTCTTGCCGAGGACGTCCTCGTCTCCGGCGCGGGCCCCATCGGCATCATGGCGGCACTCGTCGCACAGTTCCAAGGGGCCCGCAACGTGGTGCTCACCGATCTCTCCGACGAGCGCCTCGCCCTAGCCCGCCAGCTCGGCATCTCGCAGACCGTCAACGTGCGAACCCACCACCTCCGCGACGTGTGGCCACGGCTCGGCGTCAAGGAGGGCTTCGACGTCGGCCTCGAAATGTCCGGCTCCCCCGCCGCGCTGAGCACCATGATCGACCACATGGTGCATGGCGGACGCATCGCGCTACTCGGCACCCCCGTCGGCAGCGTGGAACTCGACCTCAGCAAGATCATCTTCAACATGCTCACACTCCAGGGCGTCACCGGCCGCCGCATCTTCGAGACGTGGTACCAAGGCACCGCCCTGATCTCAGCCGGGCTGGACATCTCCGGCGTCATCACGCACCGATTCCACTACACCGATTTCGAGCAGGCCTTCCGCGTCGCAGGCGACGGGACGTCTGGCAAAGTCATCATGAACTGGGAGGACTAA
- a CDS encoding glycine C-acetyltransferase produces the protein MQQALRNELQTIRDEGLYKEEAALTSVQSARISVEDGRDGVLNLCANNYLGLADSPELIAAAKRSLDEWGFGMASVRFICGTQTQHRQLEEALTDFLRTTPDGWDTILYSSCFDANGGLFEPLFGPDDAIISDELNHASIIDGVRLCKAQRFRYKNRDMADLEAQLIAAKDCRYRIIATDGVFSMDGYLAPLDEICDLAERHDALVFVDDSHAVGFVGEHGAGTPELFGVQDRVDILTGTLGKALGGASGGYTCARAEIVEMLRQKSRPYLFSNSLAPAITGATLRVLELIQGSGDLLAQLRENTSYFRTQMTARGFEIPESTHPIVPVMIGDAVKAARMADAVLARGVYVRAFSYPVVPKGKARIRTQLSATLTRADLDRAIDAFVQARDVVEA, from the coding sequence ATGCAACAAGCACTCCGCAACGAACTCCAAACCATCCGCGACGAGGGGCTCTACAAAGAAGAAGCCGCGCTCACCAGCGTCCAGTCGGCGCGCATCTCCGTCGAGGATGGGCGCGACGGAGTGCTCAACCTTTGTGCCAACAACTACCTCGGCTTGGCCGATAGCCCCGAATTGATCGCGGCCGCCAAGCGTTCCCTCGACGAGTGGGGCTTCGGCATGGCCTCCGTGCGTTTCATCTGCGGCACGCAAACCCAACACCGTCAGCTCGAGGAAGCGCTCACCGATTTCCTCAGAACAACGCCCGATGGCTGGGACACCATCTTGTATTCCTCCTGCTTCGACGCCAACGGCGGACTCTTCGAGCCGCTGTTCGGCCCCGATGACGCGATCATCTCCGACGAGCTCAACCACGCTTCCATCATCGACGGCGTCCGCCTCTGCAAGGCGCAACGCTTCCGCTACAAGAACCGCGACATGGCCGACCTGGAAGCCCAGCTCATCGCCGCCAAAGATTGCCGTTACCGCATCATCGCCACCGACGGCGTCTTCTCTATGGACGGCTACCTCGCCCCGCTCGACGAGATCTGCGACCTGGCAGAGCGCCACGACGCACTGGTCTTCGTCGACGATTCCCACGCCGTGGGGTTCGTCGGTGAGCACGGCGCGGGCACGCCGGAACTGTTCGGAGTTCAGGATCGCGTCGACATCCTCACCGGCACCTTGGGCAAGGCACTCGGCGGTGCCTCGGGCGGCTACACCTGCGCGAGGGCGGAGATCGTCGAGATGCTCCGGCAGAAGTCGCGGCCGTATCTGTTCTCGAACTCGCTCGCACCAGCCATCACCGGCGCAACCCTGCGCGTGCTGGAACTCATCCAGGGTTCAGGCGATCTGCTCGCTCAGCTGCGAGAGAACACCAGCTATTTCCGCACTCAGATGACGGCGCGTGGCTTCGAGATCCCCGAATCCACCCACCCGATCGTGCCGGTCATGATTGGCGACGCCGTGAAAGCGGCGAGGATGGCCGACGCAGTGCTCGCCCGCGGTGTCTACGTGCGCGCCTTCAGCTACCCCGTCGTGCCCAAGGGCAAGGCGCGAATCCGCACCCAGCTGAGCGCGACGCTCACCCGCGCCGACCTCGACCGCGCCATCGACGCATTCGTGCAAGCCCGCGACGTCGTCGAGGCGTAA
- the rplQ gene encoding 50S ribosomal protein L17, with protein sequence MPKPTKGPRLGGTPTHQGIILRNLATQLFEHGRITTTETKARRVQPVAEKLITKAKKGDLAARREVLKDITDKGVVAQLFEEIAPMMAEREGGYTRITKIGPRKGDNAPMAIIELVTEKVEKKAKPEPKAEEAPAKAEETPVEAEDAEETAEVEADEATTDAPEDATDAAEEAPAEGEEAADADAEESESK encoded by the coding sequence ATGCCTAAGCCAACCAAGGGCCCGCGCCTGGGCGGTACCCCCACGCATCAGGGGATCATCCTGCGCAACCTGGCCACGCAGCTTTTTGAGCACGGCCGCATCACCACCACCGAGACGAAGGCTCGTCGCGTACAGCCGGTGGCCGAGAAGCTCATCACCAAGGCGAAGAAGGGCGACCTGGCCGCCCGTCGTGAGGTGCTGAAAGACATCACCGATAAGGGTGTTGTGGCTCAGCTCTTCGAAGAGATCGCTCCCATGATGGCCGAGCGTGAGGGCGGGTACACCCGCATCACCAAGATCGGCCCCCGCAAGGGCGACAACGCTCCGATGGCGATCATCGAGCTCGTCACTGAGAAGGTCGAGAAGAAGGCTAAGCCTGAGCCCAAGGCTGAGGAAGCCCCCGCGAAGGCGGAGGAAACCCCGGTTGAGGCTGAGGATGCCGAGGAAACGGCAGAAGTCGAAGCCGACGAGGCGACGACCGACGCGCCTGAGGATGCAACCGATGCTGCGGAGGAAGCTCCCGCTGAAGGCGAGGAAGCTGCCGACGCTGATGCTGAGGAATCCGAGTCCAAGTGA
- a CDS encoding DNA-directed RNA polymerase subunit alpha: protein MLIAQRPTLTEEVISDYRSRFVLEPLEPGFGYTLGNSLRRTLLSSIPGASVTSIKIEGNQHEFSTLEGVVEDVTEIILNLKGLVLSSEEDEPVVMYLRKAGAGAVTAADIQPPAGVQIHNPELHIAELAEDGKLEMELVVERGRGYVSASQNKNPDAEIGRVPVDSIYSPVLKVTYKVEATRVAQRTDFDRLVIDVETKPCIAPRDAVASAGGTLVELFGLARELNVDAEGIEIGPSPVDEQIAESLNLPVEDLDLSVRSYNCLKREGIHTVGELVARSEEDLLDIRNFGSKSIDEVKETLAGLGLALRDSSPGFDPMEAIERYDEDNDADFAETEQY, encoded by the coding sequence ATGCTCATCGCTCAGCGTCCTACGCTCACCGAAGAGGTCATCTCCGATTACCGTTCGCGTTTCGTGCTCGAGCCCCTCGAGCCTGGCTTCGGCTACACGCTCGGTAACTCACTGCGTCGCACGCTGCTCTCGTCGATTCCTGGGGCTTCGGTCACCAGCATCAAGATCGAGGGCAACCAGCACGAGTTCTCCACGCTGGAAGGCGTGGTGGAAGACGTCACCGAAATCATCCTTAACCTCAAGGGCCTCGTGCTCTCGTCGGAAGAGGACGAGCCCGTGGTGATGTACCTGCGCAAGGCTGGCGCCGGTGCCGTGACGGCCGCCGACATCCAGCCCCCGGCAGGCGTGCAGATTCACAACCCCGAGCTGCATATCGCTGAGCTGGCCGAGGACGGCAAGCTGGAGATGGAACTCGTTGTGGAGCGTGGCCGTGGCTACGTGTCGGCGAGCCAGAACAAGAACCCGGATGCAGAGATTGGCCGCGTGCCCGTCGACTCCATCTACTCGCCGGTACTCAAGGTCACCTACAAGGTTGAGGCCACCCGTGTCGCCCAGCGCACCGACTTCGACCGCCTGGTGATCGACGTCGAGACGAAGCCCTGCATCGCACCTCGCGACGCCGTTGCGTCCGCGGGTGGCACGCTCGTGGAGCTCTTCGGCCTCGCTCGTGAGCTGAACGTCGACGCGGAAGGCATCGAGATCGGCCCTTCCCCCGTCGACGAGCAGATCGCCGAGTCGCTGAACCTCCCGGTGGAGGATCTTGACCTCTCCGTGCGTTCCTACAACTGCCTCAAGCGTGAGGGCATCCACACCGTGGGTGAGCTCGTCGCCCGCAGTGAGGAAGATCTCCTGGACATCCGCAACTTCGGCTCGAAGTCCATCGACGAGGTCAAGGAAACCCTCGCAGGTCTCGGCCTTGCGCTGCGCGACTCCTCGCCGGGCTTCGACCCGATGGAAGCCATTGAGCGCTACGACGAGGACAACGACGCGGATTTCGCGGAGACCGAGCAGTACTGA
- the rpsD gene encoding 30S ribosomal protein S4 — protein MARYTGPLTKKSRRLGTDLVGGDKSFERRPYPPGQHGRGRTKDSEYSLQLKEKQKARFAYGVLEKQFRRYYQEADRLPGKTGDNLLRILETRLDNVVYRAGFAATRRQARQLVVHGHFLVNGQRVNIPSYRVQEKDIIDVAEKSMNLHPLVVARETHHERTVPAWLEARPNRMRILVHQLPVREQIVVDVQEQMIVELYSK, from the coding sequence CAAAAAGTCTCGTCGTCTCGGGACTGACCTCGTCGGAGGCGACAAGTCGTTCGAGCGTCGCCCGTACCCTCCGGGTCAGCACGGGCGTGGGCGCACGAAAGACTCCGAGTACTCCCTGCAGCTGAAGGAGAAGCAGAAGGCTCGCTTCGCGTACGGCGTGCTCGAGAAGCAGTTCCGTCGCTACTACCAGGAAGCAGATCGTCTCCCCGGTAAGACCGGTGACAACCTGCTGCGCATCCTCGAGACCCGCCTTGACAACGTCGTGTACCGCGCAGGCTTCGCGGCTACCCGTCGTCAGGCTCGCCAGCTCGTCGTGCACGGCCACTTCCTGGTGAACGGTCAGCGCGTGAACATCCCTTCGTACCGCGTGCAGGAGAAGGACATTATCGACGTCGCTGAGAAGTCGATGAACCTCCACCCGCTGGTTGTTGCTCGCGAGACGCATCACGAGCGCACGGTTCCGGCGTGGCTTGAGGCTCGCCCCAACCGTATGCGCATCCTCGTCCACCAGCTCCCCGTTCGCGAACAGATCGTCGTGGACGTTCAGGAGCAGATGATCGTCGAGCTCTACTCGAAGTAG